Proteins encoded in a region of the Diospyros lotus cultivar Yz01 chromosome 9, ASM1463336v1, whole genome shotgun sequence genome:
- the LOC127809521 gene encoding glutathione S-transferase zeta class-like isoform X1: MASGGVEEATKLKLYSYWRSSCAHRVRIAMNLKGLRYEYKAVNLLKGEQFSTEFLKLNPIGYVPVLVDEDIVVSDSFAILMYLEEKYPQQPLLPRDLQRRAINYQAANIVSSSIQPLQNLNVLKYIAEKVNPNETLVWVQYHIGRGFEALEKLLKDYAGKYATGDEVYLADLFLAPQLGASIKRFSLDMTPYPLLSRLNEAYNEHPAFQAAMPEKQPDTPVEVRG, encoded by the exons ATG GCGAGTGGCGGCGTAGAGGAAGCGACGAAGCTGAAACTGTATTCGTACTGGAGGAGCTCTTGCGCTCACCGCGTTCGGATTGCTATGAACTTGAAAG GGCTCCGTTATGAATATAAAGCAGTTAATTTACTCAAAGGCGAGCAGTTCAGTACCG AGTTTTTGAAGCTCAATCCGATTGGTTATGTGCCAGTGTTGGTGGATGAGGACATTGTAGTTTCTGACTCTTTTGCTATCTTAATG tatttggaagagaaatatCCTCAACAACCATTATTGCCTCGTGATCTTCAAAGAAGAGCAATCAACTACCAG GCTGCAAATATTGTTTCCTCAAGCATACAGCCTCTTCAGAATCTAAATGTACTG AAGTACATTGCAGAAAAAGTTAATCCCAATGAGACGCTTGTTTGGGTTCAGTATCATATTGGGAGAGGCTTTGAAG CTCTGGAGAAGCTATTAAAAGATTATGCTGGGAAATATGCCACTGGAGATGAAGTCTACCTG GCAGATTTGTTTCTAGCACCACAGCTTGGCGCATCAATCAAAAGATTCAGTCTTGACATG ACTCCGTACCCTCTTCTATCTAGGTTGAATGAAGCATACAATGAGCACCCTGCTTTCCAAGCTGCCATGCCAGAAAAGCAGCCGGATACGCCTGTTGAGGTAAGAGGCTGA
- the LOC127809521 gene encoding glutathione S-transferase zeta class-like isoform X2: MASGGVEEATKLKLYSYWRSSCAHRVRIAMNLKGLRYEYKAVNLLKGEQFSTEFLKLNPIGYVPVLVDEDIVVSDSFAILMYLEEKYPQQPLLPRDLQRRAINYQAANIVSSSIQPLQNLNVLKYIAEKVNPNETLVWVQYHIGRGFEALEKLLKDYAGKYATGDEVYLADLFLAPQLGASIKRFSLDMTPYPLLSRLNEAYNEHPAFQAAMPEKQPDTPVEI; the protein is encoded by the exons ATG GCGAGTGGCGGCGTAGAGGAAGCGACGAAGCTGAAACTGTATTCGTACTGGAGGAGCTCTTGCGCTCACCGCGTTCGGATTGCTATGAACTTGAAAG GGCTCCGTTATGAATATAAAGCAGTTAATTTACTCAAAGGCGAGCAGTTCAGTACCG AGTTTTTGAAGCTCAATCCGATTGGTTATGTGCCAGTGTTGGTGGATGAGGACATTGTAGTTTCTGACTCTTTTGCTATCTTAATG tatttggaagagaaatatCCTCAACAACCATTATTGCCTCGTGATCTTCAAAGAAGAGCAATCAACTACCAG GCTGCAAATATTGTTTCCTCAAGCATACAGCCTCTTCAGAATCTAAATGTACTG AAGTACATTGCAGAAAAAGTTAATCCCAATGAGACGCTTGTTTGGGTTCAGTATCATATTGGGAGAGGCTTTGAAG CTCTGGAGAAGCTATTAAAAGATTATGCTGGGAAATATGCCACTGGAGATGAAGTCTACCTG GCAGATTTGTTTCTAGCACCACAGCTTGGCGCATCAATCAAAAGATTCAGTCTTGACATG ACTCCGTACCCTCTTCTATCTAGGTTGAATGAAGCATACAATGAGCACCCTGCTTTCCAAGCTGCCATGCCAGAAAAGCAGCCGGATACGCCTGTTGAG ATCTGA
- the LOC127809521 gene encoding glutathione S-transferase zeta class-like isoform X3 — protein sequence MASGGVEEATKLKLYSYWRSSCAHRVRIAMNLKGLRYEYKAVNLLKGEQFSTEFLKLNPIGYVPVLVDEDIVVSDSFAILMYLEEKYPQQPLLPRDLQRRAINYQAANIVSSSIQPLQNLNVLKYIAEKVNPNETLVWVQYHIGRGFEALEKLLKDYAGKYATGDEVYLADLFLAPQLGASIKRFSLDMTPYPLLSRLNEAYNEHPAFQAAMPEKQPDTPVEI from the exons ATG GCGAGTGGCGGCGTAGAGGAAGCGACGAAGCTGAAACTGTATTCGTACTGGAGGAGCTCTTGCGCTCACCGCGTTCGGATTGCTATGAACTTGAAAG GGCTCCGTTATGAATATAAAGCAGTTAATTTACTCAAAGGCGAGCAGTTCAGTACCG AGTTTTTGAAGCTCAATCCGATTGGTTATGTGCCAGTGTTGGTGGATGAGGACATTGTAGTTTCTGACTCTTTTGCTATCTTAATG tatttggaagagaaatatCCTCAACAACCATTATTGCCTCGTGATCTTCAAAGAAGAGCAATCAACTACCAG GCTGCAAATATTGTTTCCTCAAGCATACAGCCTCTTCAGAATCTAAATGTACTG AAGTACATTGCAGAAAAAGTTAATCCCAATGAGACGCTTGTTTGGGTTCAGTATCATATTGGGAGAGGCTTTGAAG CTCTGGAGAAGCTATTAAAAGATTATGCTGGGAAATATGCCACTGGAGATGAAGTCTACCTG GCAGATTTGTTTCTAGCACCACAGCTTGGCGCATCAATCAAAAGATTCAGTCTTGACATG ACTCCGTACCCTCTTCTATCTAGGTTGAATGAAGCATACAATGAGCACCCTGCTTTCCAAGCTGCCATGCCAGAAAAGCAGCCGGATACGCCTGTTGAG